In bacterium, the genomic stretch TGCTTTACGAGAGGAGATTCAGTATAGCTGGTGCAAAGAGACATTTACTTGAGGATAGAAAGAACAAGAAAGAGCAGCTGAAACTCGACTGGGGAAAGGATAGCGCTGCTATAAGCGCACTAAAGGATACAAAAAAGGAGATAAAAGAAATACTCAAACTCCTGGAAAAATAATAAAATGTGAAGTCCTCCCGAAAGGGAGGTTCGGGCGACCACAAGGGTCGCCCCTACGCGATTCGCAAGGACTCCATGACTTTTGGAGTAGCGAAACTTGTTTCGCGTTAATAACGCAGAGCAAGCTCTGCTACTCCACAGTCTTTTGGAACCCTCCCGAAAGGGAGGAAGGCAATTATCCTTGCTTTCGCAAGGACTCCATGACTTTTGGAGTCCTCCCGAAAGGGAGGAATTTGCATATCGGGGCGTGGCGCAGTTGGTTAGCGCACCAGGCTGGGGGTCTGGGGGTCAGCGGTTCGAATCCGCTCGCCCCGATTGTAGTGTAGGGCTTTATGCCCGTAAGAATTACGCCCATAAAGGGCTACACTACACTGTTTTTGAAATTAAACCATCTTCATATAATTAAAAAAAAGGTGCCAGCTGATGAAATAAAGGATATGCTTGAAGCACTTAATTCTTATATTAAATTACATGAAAAATCTAAATGATATTAGAGAACGTTATCTTAGAAATTATGGGGACACAATACTTAATTATGCGACAAGGGGTCGGAGCTTGATTTTTGAAGTTTTGGAGTAAATAGTCGCTGTCCCCATTTCAACTACATTCCTCCCTTTCGGGAGGACTCCAGAAGGACAGGAAGGTAGGCTATGAGCTATATTGGTTCCTGGAGTGGTGGTAAAGATAGTTGTTTTGCCTGTTATAGGGCAATGTGTGGTGGATATGATATTTCTTATCTGGTAAATTTTATCTCTAAAGAATATAAAAGAGTAAGTTTTCATGGCACAGAGGATAAATTGATTCAATTGCAGGCTGAAGCATTGGGTCTACCTTTATTACAAAAAGAGACTACCGGTAATGGCTATGAACAAGAATTCAAAGAAGCAGTGCGAGGTTTAATTCCTAATGGCGTAAAAGGTATGATTTTTGGCGATATTTATTTGCAAGAACACAAGGATTGGGTGAAGAGGGTCTGTGGAGAGTTGGGAATTGAGGCAGTTGAGCCACTGTGGGGAGAAGAACCAGAAAGAATTCTGCTTGACTTTATAGATGCCGGGTTTGAGGCGATAATAGTTAGTGCCAAAGTGGACCTGTTTGGCGAAGAATGGATTGGTAGGAAAATAGATAGAGATTTTTTCAAATATCTAAAAGAAAATAGTATTGATATTTGTGGGGAGAATGGTGAATACCATACCCTGGTGTTCGACGGCCCGATGTTCAAGAAGAAAATAAGAATAACTGAGAAGAAGTCGATTGCACGAGAAGGTTGCTGGTTTTTAGATACTGTGGAATATTCATTACAAGACTTTACCGAGCCGGCCAGGCTTTAGAGAGATGGATTGTTTGGTTTTATTTAAGGAGAAGAGATGAGATTTTTATGGTTGGTGCCTAGTATTTTTTTAACTCACATTTTTTTCGGGCGACTGGTTTCTATTCCTTACGCTTTAGCCATCTTACATAGGTGGTATTGGGCAGTCTGCGTTACCTGGCCAATAGATATTATTACTGTTCCTTTGTGGCTGCATATCTTCAATAAGGTCACGAATTCAAGAACTTTCCTCGCCAGGGGAAGAATATTCTTTCGCCGTATTCGAAGAGGAATTGAGAAGTTTACCAAGAAAAAAATCTTTAGAAGAGAGCGAAAATTTCATTCTCGAATTCTCAAACGCGCTCAAAGATGGGGACAGTTTGGAGTTATAGCCATTGCCGCCTTGCCATTTGTTGGTGGGGGAATATGGTCTGGTGTTCTCTTATCACGCTTTCTCAAGTTGAAAATAACCAGGGCATATCTTCTAATCTGTTTGGGCAGTTTTTTAGGTGCTTCACTTATATCTTTGGGTATTCAGGGGATTAAAGAGTTAATCCTTTTACTTTTTGCATAGAGGGAACGTGATAGATTTCAAAAGTTTACAAGAAGAGATGATTACCCAGCAGATAATGCGCCGAGGAGTAGTCACTCCCAGGGTAATTGAAGCATTCAGAAAAGTTCCCCGCCATCTTTTTGTCCCAGAACAGTTTCAGAGCCACTCCTACAACGACCATCCTCTTCCCATAGGAGAGGAGCAGACAATCTCCCAGCCTTATATCGTTGCCCTGATGACAGACCTTCTCAATTTATCAGGGGAAGATAAAGTTCTGGAAATCGGTACTGGCTCTGGTTATCAAGCAGCAATTCTCGCTGAACTGGGGAAGGAAGTATATACAGTAGAAAGGCATAACTTGTTAGCCGAAAGGGCGGAAAAAATACTCAAAGAGTTAAACTACCAGAATGTGAAGGTTCTCGTTGGTGATGGCACAAAAGGCTGGGAAGAATTCTCTCCTTACCAGAAAATTATTGTTACTGCCAGCGCTCCTGATGTCCCTCAGCCGCTATTTATACAGTTAGACGAAATGGGTAAACTTGTAATTCCCATAGGCGGAAGGTGGTCACAGGATTTAATCCTAATCGAGAAGAGAAAAGGTAAAATGATAAGAAAGTCTGTTTGCGGCTGTGTGTTTGTTCCTTTAATCGGAGAATATGGCTATAGGGATACTGACTAATAATGATTCAGGAAATAATTAAATTTTTGAATCGACTATTCCCTCCAGAGCTGGTGACAGTACTTGTGGCTGCTTTGCCTGTTTCCGAGCTTCGTGGGTCGATTCCCCTGGCTTTGGGGGTTTTTCATTTCCCTGTTGAAAAGGCATTTTTTTTATCTATAATTGGGAATCTAATTCCAATAATACCGCTCCTTCTTTTTCTGGAATC encodes the following:
- a CDS encoding protein-L-isoaspartate(D-aspartate) O-methyltransferase, translated to MDFKSLQEEMITQQIMRRGVVTPRVIEAFRKVPRHLFVPEQFQSHSYNDHPLPIGEEQTISQPYIVALMTDLLNLSGEDKVLEIGTGSGYQAAILAELGKEVYTVERHNLLAERAEKILKELNYQNVKVLVGDGTKGWEEFSPYQKIIVTASAPDVPQPLFIQLDEMGKLVIPIGGRWSQDLILIEKRKGKMIRKSVCGCVFVPLIGEYGYRDTD
- a CDS encoding diphthine--ammonia ligase, which encodes MSYIGSWSGGKDSCFACYRAMCGGYDISYLVNFISKEYKRVSFHGTEDKLIQLQAEALGLPLLQKETTGNGYEQEFKEAVRGLIPNGVKGMIFGDIYLQEHKDWVKRVCGELGIEAVEPLWGEEPERILLDFIDAGFEAIIVSAKVDLFGEEWIGRKIDRDFFKYLKENSIDICGENGEYHTLVFDGPMFKKKIRITEKKSIAREGCWFLDTVEYSLQDFTEPARL
- a CDS encoding small multi-drug export protein, producing MRFLWLVPSIFLTHIFFGRLVSIPYALAILHRWYWAVCVTWPIDIITVPLWLHIFNKVTNSRTFLARGRIFFRRIRRGIEKFTKKKIFRRERKFHSRILKRAQRWGQFGVIAIAALPFVGGGIWSGVLLSRFLKLKITRAYLLICLGSFLGASLISLGIQGIKELILLLFA